One Mytilus trossulus isolate FHL-02 chromosome 5, PNRI_Mtr1.1.1.hap1, whole genome shotgun sequence DNA segment encodes these proteins:
- the LOC134718392 gene encoding uncharacterized protein LOC134718392, whose amino-acid sequence MHHPHLKELRGNIPPIDENCQILLLIGRDLIEAHHVLDQRIGPPRTPYAQQLKLGWVVIGETCINKQHVPLELNVKITNILPTGQPSTFQPCTSKFDIRENYTDPVKKDLQSPLFEKTKDDDKPGMSYEDTMFMKQMDNEFVRDSEGSWVAPLPFRVPRQPLPSNRQQALHRANMLDTSLNRNPVKREHFLTFMSKILDNNHAELAPPLHELEECWYLPLFGVYHPKKPDQIRGVFDSSAKCNGVSLNSVLLTGPDLTNDLLGVLLRFRKEMVAVTADVQHMFHCFVVRKDHRNYLRFLWHKNNDLQENLVEYRMRVHVFENSPSPAVATLGLRKAAQASEQEFGSHVTSFVTRDFYVDDGLASCPTKEEAVKLMKDTQQALAKYGNLRLHKFASNCAEVMSAFHASDLASNLKDLDLECDTKPLQRSLGLSWDVNTDNFLFQLSSENKPITRRGILSTINSLYDPLGFLAPVILQGKLLLRKIVSETVDWDQPLTDETADEWKSWRDTLIAIETLRIPRTYVPYLSKTATKELHVFSDASEKAIAAVAYLRTTDSSGEPNI is encoded by the coding sequence ATGCATCACCCTCATTTAAAAGAACTTAGGGGTAACATACCACCAATAGATGAAAATTGCCAAATTCTTCTCTTAATTGGCAGAGACCTTATAGAGGCACACCATGTCCTCGATCAGCGCATAGGACCACCCAGAACTCCATATGCACAACAATTGAAACTTGGTTGGGTAGTGATAGGAGAAACCTGCATTAACAAGCAGCATGTGCCTCTCGagttaaatgtcaaaataaccaACATTTTACCTACAGGACAACCTTCAACGTTTCAACCATGtacaagcaaatttgacattcgGGAAAACTACACAGACCCCGTTAAGAAAGATTTACAATCGCCACTCTTTGAAAAAACAAAGGACGATGATAAGCCTGGAATGTCATATGAAGACACAATGTTCATGAAGCAGATGGACAACGAATTTGTGAGAGACTCGGAAGGAAGTTGGGTAGCACCGTTACCGTTCCGAGTGCCAAGACAGCCGTTGCCAAGCAACAGACAACAAGCTCTACATCGTGCTAATATGTTAGACACCAGTCTGAATAGAAACCCAGTTAAGCGGGAACATTTTCTTACATTTATGAGTAAGATCCTAGACAACAATCATGCAGAGCTTGCTCCACCATTGCACGAACTTGAGGAGTGCTGGTATTTGCCATTGTTTGGTGTTTATCATCCGAAGAAACCTGATCAGATAAGAGGTGTGTTTGATTCTTCAGCCAAATGTAACGGAGTTTCACTTAACAGCGTCTTGCTTACAGGTCCAGACTTGACCAATGATCTCTTGGGAGTACTGCTGCGTTTCAGGAAAGAAATGGTCGCTGTAACTGCAGACGTTCAACACATGTTTCACTGCTTTGTAGTAAGAAAAGACCACCGAAATTATCTGAGATTTTTGTGGCATAAAAACAACGACCTACAAGAGAACCTTGTTGAATACCGCATGAGAGttcatgtttttgaaaatagTCCGTCACCTGCCGTTGCTACACTTGGACTCAGAAAAGCAGCTCAAGCATCAGAACAAGAGTTTGGCAGTCACGTGACTAGCTTTGTCACAAGAGACTTCTATGTCGACGACGGTCTTGCATCATGTCCTACTAAAGAGGAAGCTGTTAAGCTCATGAAGGACACACAGCAAGCATTAGCAAAATATGGAAACTTACGTCTTCACAAGTTTGCCTCTAATTGTGCGGAAGTTATGTCTGCATTTCATGCCAGTGATTTGGCTTCAAATCTTAAAGATCTAGACTTAGAATGCGACACCAAACCTCTACAACGTAGTCTTGGTCTCAGCTGGGACGTAAACACTGATAACTTCTTATTTCAATTATCATCAGAAAACAAACCGATCACTCGGAGAGGAATTTTATCAACGATAAACAGTCTCTACGATCCTCTGGGATTTTTGGCTCCGGTGATTTTACAAGGGAAACTCCTATTAAGGAAAATAGTATCAGAAACCGTCGATTGGGACCAACCTCTCACTGATGAGACAGCAGATGAGTGGAAATCTTGGAGAGATACTCTAATTGCTATCGAAACATTGCGCATTCCACGTACCTACGTGCCATATCTCAGCAAAACCGCCACGAAGGAGTTACATGTCTTCTCTGATGCATCAGAAAAAGCCATAGCAGCTGTTGCATATCTACGCACGACTGACAGTAGTGGTGAACCAAACATATGA
- the LOC134718393 gene encoding uncharacterized protein LOC134718393 codes for MDNLDLHIDTVKFYTDSKVVLGYISNETRRFFIYVANRVEKIRKFSSPNQWNYVPTSRNPADSGTRSVPAHEIHSSEWLLGPRQLLFSEQKNSENIYQLIDPEEDGKIRAIVNVAKTFATPERKGIGTDRFNRFSNWTSLVRAIAFLERFSRLHGSKQAAPVTSPESFLNAENFILISAQYEVYGDEIDCIKRQEQIHKRSPIANLNPFLDERGLLRVGGRIAKSDLNLREKKPLIVPGRHHIAILLVRHYHEKIKHQGRHFTDGAIRSAGFWIVGAKRLISSLIHKCVTCRKLRGKTECQIMSDLPEDRLEPSPPFTNVGIDTFGPWTIVSRKTRGGYSNSKRWAILFTCLVTRAVHIELFEEMSSSAFINAVRRFAAIRGQVKIFRSDRGTNFIGAIDDLKIDSINVEDGPFKNFLYNSGTTWIFNPPHSSHMGGAWERMIGIARRILDSMLINAAGRSLTHDVLNTFMAEVSAIINSRPLVPVSTDPENPLILTPAM; via the coding sequence ATGGATAATTTAGATTTACACATAGACACAGTTAAATTCTACACAGACAGTAAAGTAGTCCTAGGCTACATCAGTAACGAGACAAGAAGGTTCTTCATCTATGTCGCCAATCGAGTagagaaaataagaaaatttagcTCTCCAAATCAATGGAATTATGTACCAACTAGCCGTAATCCCGCAGATTCGGGAACTAGGTCCGTACCTGCTCACGAAATTCATAGCAGTGAATGGTTATTAGGACCAAGACAACTTCTTTTCTCAGAACAGAAGAATTCTGAGAACATATATCAGCTAATAGACCCAGAAGAAGATGGAAAAATACGTGCAATTGTTAATGTTGCAAAAACCTTTGCCACACCTGAGCGTAAAGGTATAGGAACTGATAGATTCAACAGATTCTCCAACTGGACATCACTTGTGCGAgcgatagcctttttagaacgTTTCTCCCGCTTACACGGGTCAAAACAGGCAGCACCAGTGACTTCTCCGGAAAGCTTTTTGAATGCCGAAAATTTCATCTTAATATCCGCTCAATATGAAGTTTATGGAGATGAAATAGATTGCATTAAACGTCAGGAACAAATTCATAAGCGGAGCCCGATAGCTAACCTTAATCCGTTTTTGGACGAACGAGGACTGTTACGAGTAGGAGGCCGTATTGCCAAATCTGACTTAAACCTCCGTGAAAAGAAACCATTAATCGTCCCTGGACGCCATCATATAGCGATATTATTAGTCCGACACTACCATGAAAAGATAAAACATCAAGGTCGCCACTTCACAGATGGAGCGATTCGTTCCGCAGGATTCTGGATCGTCGGAGCTAAACGCTTGATCTCTTCTCTCATTCACAAATGTGTGACTTGTCGCAAACTAAGAGGAAAAACTGAGTGTCAAATTATGTCTGATTTGCCAGAGGACCGTCTTGAACCGTCACCTCCGTTTACCAACGTTGGAATAGACACATTTGGACCTTGGACAATTGTTTCACGTAAAACACGTGGTGGATACTCAAACTCAAAACGTTGGGCAATTCTTTTCACATGCTTAGTGACTAGAGCTGTTCACATCGAACTATTCGAGGAAATGAGCTCTTCAGCCTTCATAAACGCCGTCAGAAGATTCGCCGCTATCAGAGGTCAAGTTAAGATTTTCCGATCCGACCGTGGAACAAACTTTATTGGCGCAATCGACGATCTAAAGATTGACTCAATCAACGTCGAAGATGGACCCTTCAAGAACTTTCTGTACAATTCTGGTACAACTTGGATCTTCAATCCGCCACATTCATCCCACATGGGTGGAGCCTGGGAAAGAATGATTGGTATCGCAAGGAGAATACTTGATTCTATGCTTATCAACGCAGCTGGAAGGAGTCTTACGCATGACGTTCTAAATACATTCATGGCAGAAGTTTCAGCAATAATCAATTCAAGACCTCTGGTACCAGTATCAACAGATCCAGAGAATCCGCTAATCTTAACACCAGCTATGTAA